CAGAAGATTCAGAACAAATAGATCGAGATTTCGGGTACCCAATTAACTCATCAGTCTAAATATAACTGAACACACACACAAAaggaaaatattaataaaaataaaaataaaaataaaataaaaaacatcacAGATTCACAATCATAGTCATGATCAAAGGAATTAGTTACCTATTGTAGACTTCTTGTTAACTTATTGAATGAATCAAAAAAACAGTGATGGATTGGGTGGTGTGTTCTTATGAACACAGTGATGGAGGAGGAGACTCAGGAAAccgaaaaacaagaagaaggaaaaaaaatgacaCACTTCTGTTTATAACCCTAACCTCATTTCTATATATACTAGAAATCTACCACCGTTAGATTAAATATAAATCTAATGTTCACAATTAATCGGTACAGTCGGTATGGTTCGGCACGGGATATGGGTAGGACcaagtacctgtacctccctagctccggttcctattttttggaccggtacctgtacccccttcctcggtttGGTACAAAAACAGGTACAGATCCACCGGTTCCGGAACGGTCCACCgatccggctcggttcctgtgcacccttacacGTGATATAAACAAAGTTTTCTGAATATTTTTGATTTAATATGCAACAGACATACCGATAATAAGGGATAGAATGGAAAAGTCAAGTGTCATGTACCCGGTATTGTATTGGAGTGCCTATATCATATTCGAAGGGTAGTTAGTTGTTAGTAGTGTTTAGCTTGTGTGTGTGTCTTTATCAATTATAATAGAAGGGTTAGATTTAGCCACCTGTTCTAGTAGCAGCCATTAAATTAGGGATGTGGAGCTTATCTTTATAAGCTAATTGTTCTATAATGAAATCTCATCAAATTATTAATCCGCAATAGGACTTTGTTCTTTAGGCTGTGTTCTTTGAACTCTAAGAAGCTTGATTCTAACgaatcaagagaggtttatcctcaatctATCCACCCAATCTTGTCATTGTACTCAGGTACATGACATCAAGGTTTTGTAAATTACTAGATAAATATTTTCGGTGCTACTGTTTCAATGGTTTTGTTTGTATTTCCTAATAAAAGATTTATTTTTTGGTTTAAGAAgtcaattttaaaattttaagggTGTTAAATACATAATCTCAAAAGTTATAAACAAAGTAATTTAGTTCACAAaaagtttttttaaaaaaaagctTCTAGAAATCAATCTGATGTAGTCCCAAATTATCTTTTGTATTTTAGAATTAATTAACTCGAATAGTAACATCTAAAATGATGTCTAAATTCTAGTTAGCAATTCGTCATACGGAAAAAACTAAACGTTGGCAAAATCGTGCGCACAAATCTGCACCAAAAACTTGTCAATGACTTGCCCTCCTTTCGGCCTGGAACACCATTAATGTCAGCATACGAGGTATGATTCGGCTCATACGTCCGTATCGCATTTCCTAATTCGGGGTATGATTCGGCTCATACGTCCGTATCGCATATCCTAATTCGAGGTATGATTCCGCTCATACGTCCAATCCCTTTGAATTAGGTATAACTCTGTCTAGATACTTTTTACTACCTTACTAACAAGTTACTTTTAATACTAAGAAGTTACTTTTAACATTCTGGAAGCAAAACAATCACAAATTAGTTTGGCAATGTAATTTGAAAATAACTTCTAAAATCGAAATAGGTAACATTTTATAGAGTAGAAGCAGTTTTGCTTATGGTAATATGGTATAAACACCAGAAGTCCTAAATGTAATTGATGAGTACAAGTCAAATCAGGAAAAACCTATAAAGGCACCCATACCATAAATAACAGTGGGCAGATTCGCGGATCAATAAATACGGAAAGAGAAAAGGAGGTCTTTGTTTGTAGTTCAGACGAGAGACAGAAGCAGCAGAGCGGACACAGTGTGCTACAAAGAGATTCGAGAAGAAAAATATACAAATCAGGAGGAGTCGAGGTAAATTTATCTATCATCTTCTTATTTATGACCCCAATTTTGTGATTTTCAATTCTGGTTCTCCATGTTCGTTTTTAGTGGGTTTGATAAAACCCTTGATATCTGTTTGAATTATTGCCCTAGAGATTCTTTTACAACCTTTGAAAAACCAAACATGTGAATTCTAGAGaaatattttggaattttttgtCTATTGATTTGAAAAGAGATAATGGCAGCGATGTTGATGACCAATAGATGAAAAGCTTACTGAGATTACAATTGTTGCATTATACCAATAGATGATGATGGATAATGGCAGCGATGACCAATGGTGTGATGATGACTATACCGATGAAGCATCTGAGTTTGACAGGTTGGGGAAGATCCGGAAAAACCAATTTCATACAGTATCCTTGCAACataaagatttttttctttttgtgaagCTCTTGATTTCATAGTGTATCATTGCAAAGAGGTATCTGTTGAGAATTCAAATGACATTGTCATTCCTTATGAGTTTAGGTTGGCTATCATGAAGGTCTTTCAAAGGGGCAAGAAGCTGCTGTACAAGAGGGTTTTACGAACGGATTCAAGGAATCTGTATCCGTTGGATATATCTGGGGTTTAGTTCGTGGCGTTTCTAGGTAAAGAATCAATCAACTCTTCATACTTTATTATACCTGGAATTTCGAATTTTGATGTTTTAAAGATACGCGTAAACTGAAACCATGTTTTATTTTCTTCGTGGTGGACTTAAAGTGCATTGGCATGCCTTCCAGATGGTTTGAAAGAAAAATTAGTTGAAAGCCTAGAAGCAAGAGAGAAGTTTCAGATGTTGTACACATCTGTCAGTTCagtttctgaaaaagatgctctTGGTTTGTATCGTGATGAATTCTTGTGTAATCAATCAAAAGAACATCCTAAACCTGCAGAAGAGAACTCCACTTCAGAAACCTTGTCAAATCATATCTCAAGATGCAATCGCCTCTGTGGTTACTCGGAAGAGCTcaaggttcttcttcaatcttctgcAATCGAAGTGCATTCAGCAGTGGAATGAGACACGGTGAGGTAATTTCCTCGTGTACAACTATAACTCCTGCTTTACAAAAATTGAAATGACTGAAACTCAGCTTTAACCATATAATGCTTTTTGTAAAAATTTCTGTCAATTACTGTGCTAAATACTCTGTATCACAGTTTTGGGAAATGCGATATGGTTATGGTTAGATCAGATTTTAAGCTATTTGCTCCAGTCAACTTGATTAGAGCAGTCACATATTTCTTTAGTTTTTCTCTGCAGCAAACTGGCCACTGAAATAAAGCAGTTTCATTGCTTATTTTGGGGTACTAGGATCGCTCACTGCAGCTAGGTCCTAATTTTACAGTTGTTCGTTAGTGGCACGGTTGATTCTTCCTGCTGTTATGTATAATTCGTACTGCTTGGTTGTTTGAATTGTCAATCAAACTTCGCTCGAATTTTTGGTTTATTGAAAAATTTGGGCATCTAAATTATGTTCTACTGGGTATTGTTCTGACGGTGATTACAGACTTCTTATTGCTGAATATATACATGCATACCTAATATATATGCCTTGTCCACTGGGTATGGAAGCTTGGGGTTAAAGATACTATCATGATATCATTTTGAACTCACCTGCCCGCCAAATagtagggatttttttttttactgggtAACAGTATTGAGAAACCCTTCTACATTGCCAGTTGCCACCTCATTTACCAGGTGGTAGGCTGTTTACATGGTTGATACCGGTTTCTTTTATTACTTTGATGCTGTGTTGCAACGATACGGATACGGTATCCGATACAGGATACCAATACGTTACTAGGATACATCAACAAAAAAATGGTAATACGGCGATACGGAATACTCAATATTAATCTGTAgtcttaaaatatatatatatcatatatgAGATAGAAACATAACAAAATACATAAGAACCAAAGGATATATAGTTACATATTGTGCACTGGATTTTATTGTTTCCACCACCTTCGTCactttttccttgtttttcaaCATAATTCCAAAGGGGGTGTTGAGATTtgcgtcttttcttttcttgctcATAGTTGTATATCAGTATCTGGGATAAATAGGGTTTGGGTATTCTATTGGTTTTGGAGGAGATAAAACAGAGAGAGTTAGAAGTAATCAGATAAGTGTTGAGATCAAGAGGAGGAGGAGAAAGTTTGGGATAAGTATTGACTGGAGGGGGAGGAGGAGAAAGTTTGGGATAAGTATTGACTGGAGGGGGTGATGACAGCCGGTGATAAATATCTAACTTTTATTAGTATTAAAGAAATATATGGACAGCTATTGCTTCTTATCCAACTTTTGGTATTTTAactgaaaaaaaatattatacagTTGGTATTGGCCGTATTGGACGTATTGGATACACGTATCCATACAATACGTATTGATACGCCAAAAAAAGAAGTTTTGACGTATTGTTGCAACACAGCTTTGATGACATATAATCTGTTTCCTTTAATTCATTGTATTGTATGTTAAAAATTTGTGACTCTTAGGAAACTGAATCATTTTGCTGTCTTCTGAAATCTGTATTTGTGACTTTTAGTTTATAATCATCGATTTCTCTTTTATAATATGTTCCACATGAGCGTTTAAACTGTAGTCATTCTCATTTGGCAAGTCAAGAAACACCGTCGACCAGTGTGAAATTTAATATTTTTTGAGGCCCAGCCATGTCCATGTAAGTTTTGGGAACCAGATTATTTTCCAATTAATAATGTTTGATTTCAAAGCATTTGAACCATACTCGTTCATTCGTCAAGTGATATATGGAAATCCCCTAAATATTTAGGTTCTCGGCGGTTAACATCATTGCTGGATATTGATTTGTGGGGTTTTGTGTTTCTGTAGTTTCATATCTACTATTGCCTTGCACTTTAATGGACTCATAAGTAGTGAGGGGCAAAGCAGACACGAAAACTCTAGTTCTTAGTGGATGAAAATATTGTAAAAGACTGGTGTGCTTTCAACCGGCCTCTAGTATATTTTGTATGAAAATCCTACTTATTAGTGGTAATTGCTTCAAGGAAAAGTGGTGAAAAACGCGAGATGAAGAAATGACAGCAAAATTAGACAATACaatctttctcactctcttttgtTCATAAAATTAGACAATACAATGACTACAAAACATGTACTTCTATTGAAACGAAAACATAATAAAGAATTGCGTGTTGTCGCTGAGAGATGTAGATCACTAACCCAACTAATACACTGCCCTATTTAACGTGATTTTCATCACCCAGTGACTTTACCACAGTACTACAGTGGCACCGGCTAATCTTCTCTTTTTGTTCTTTTACAGATTTGACTTGGGTTTACCTGCATACAGAATTAAAACCTGTTTTAGAATCATAGCAGAACAACACACTTTTAGCAAAGTGGATCTTGCTTTGAGCCAGTACAATCTGTCAGATATCAGCTAGGTCAATCATATGAAGTTCCAAAATAACTGATCCAAGCCTGACTTTTCAAAGATTTGGCTTACCGTGCTGTCAAACTGTGCCTTACTGGCTCAACCTTTCAATACACAACAGCAATGCCCTATAAATACCCAAAACACACAATTAAGTGAGCACAAGAGACTGGTTAAAAACACTGAAAAATTCAAATTACAACGATCTTTGTCCCTTGACCAAATCCATAACTTGAAAGGAAAGCTTTATGAGAAAGCATAGATTCATGGAATGCACGAAATTGCATGCATACTCTAGTATGTAGAAGGGAAAACAAGGAATTTCAGATTAGAAATTATAAAACATT
This genomic stretch from Papaver somniferum cultivar HN1 chromosome 5, ASM357369v1, whole genome shotgun sequence harbors:
- the LOC113277881 gene encoding uncharacterized protein YAE1-like yields the protein MMMDNGSDDQWCDDDYTDEASEFDRLGKIRKNQFHTVGYHEGLSKGQEAAVQEGFTNGFKESVSVGYIWGLVRGVSSALACLPDGLKEKLVESLEAREKFQMLYTSVSSVSEKDALGLYRDEFLCNQSKEHPKPAEENSTSETLSNHISRCNRLCGYSEELKVLLQSSAIEVHSAVE